A single Penaeus chinensis breed Huanghai No. 1 chromosome 42, ASM1920278v2, whole genome shotgun sequence DNA region contains:
- the LOC125047804 gene encoding zonadhesin-like, with product MKAVCTVALVAALCVAPLRAERPPPGVLRPLPRPGHEGVRTLPALLPDDLRQTRPFVRPDVPSFQRPQIQPRHPSFLMQTKPLPCPVGVETLPAELPEDLKQARPFARPAGVNTLPADLPEEFQDSMKQTRPFARPTGVNTLPADLPEDLQGSRKQTGPFVRPDVPSFQRPQIQPRHPSFLMQTKPLPRPVGVETLPAELPEDLKQTRPFARPAGVNTLPADLPKDLRGSRKETRPFVRPDVPSFQRPQIQPRHPSFNKQTKPLPRPLRGATLPAELPEDLKQTRPFVRPAGVNTLPADLPEDLQGSRKQTRPFVRPDVPSFQRPQIQPQYPSFTKQTKPLPRPLELPGDLKQTRPFDRPPVPSFQRPNPWSLHVPQGEAEICQSCERLPFVRRGVCCRRWNLCC from the exons ATGAAGGCCGTTTGTACCGTGGCCTTGGTCGCCGCACTGTGCGTCGCTCCCCTCCGAGCTGAACGGCCTCCGCCCGGAGTGTTGCGTCCTCTGCCCCGCCCCGGCCATGAGGGCGTGCGCACTCTGCCGGCTCTTTTGCCTGACGACCTGAGGCAGACCAGGCCTTTTGTCCGCCCCGACGTCCCTTCCTTCCAGCGACCCCAGATCCAGCCCCGACACCCGTCCTTTCTCATGCAGACGAAGCCTCTTCCCTGCCCAGTGGGAGTTGAAACTCTGCCAGCAGAATTGCCTGAGGATCTCAAGCAGGCAAGACCCTTTGCTCGTCCAGCAGGAGTAAACACACTTCCTGCTGACCTTCCTGAAGAGTTCCAAGACTCAATGAAGCAGACAAGACCCTTTGCTCGTCCAACAGGAGTAAACACACTTCCTGCTGACCTTCCCGAGGATCTTCAAGGCTCAAGGAAGCAGACAGGACCGTTTGTCCGTCCCGACGTCCCATCCTTCCAGCGACCTCAGATCCAGCCCCGACACCCGTCCTTTCTCATGCAGACGAAGCCTCTTCCCCGTCCAGTGGGAGTCGAAACTCTGCCAGCAGAATTGCCAGAGGATCTCAAGCAGACAAGACCCTTTGCTCGTCCAGCAGGAGTAAACACACTTCCTGCTGACCTTCCTAAGGATCTTCGAGGCTCAAGGAAGGAGACAAGACCTTTTGTCCGCCCCGACGTCCCCTCCTTCCAGCGACCTCAGATCCAGCCACGACACCCTTCCTTTAACAAACAGACGAAACCACTGCCTCGTCCTCTCAGAGGGGCAACTCTGCCAGCAGAACTCCCAGAGGATCTCAAGCAGACAAGACCCTTTGTTCGCCCAGCAGGAGTAAACACACTTCCTGCTGACCTTCCTGAAGATCTCCAAGGCTCAAGGAAGCAGACAAGACCTTTTGTCCGCCCCGACGTCCCTTCCTTCCAGCGACCTCAGATCCAGCCCCAATACCCATCTTTCACCAAGCAAACAAAGCCTCTGCCTCGTCCGCTAGAACTTCCGGGGGATCTCAAGCAGACAAGGCCCTTTGATCGTCCTCCAGTCCCATCCTTCCAGCGTCCCAATCCTTGGTCTCTCCATGTGCCTCAGGGCGAAG CCGAGATCTGCCAGAGCTGCGAGCGCCTTCCCTTCGTTCGCCGAGGAGTCTGTTGCAGGCGGTGGAACCTCTGCTGTTGA
- the LOC125047880 gene encoding uncharacterized protein LOC125047880, with translation MKAVCIVALVAALCVAPFRAERPPPGVLRPLPRPGHEGVRTLPALLPDDLRQTRPFVRPDLPSFQRPQIQPRHPSFIKQTKPLPRPVGVETLPAELPEYLKQTRPFARPAGVNTLPADLPEEFQDSMKQTRPFARPVGVNTLPADLPEDLRGSRKQTRPFVRPDVPSFQRPQIQPQHPSFTKQTKPLVRPVGVQTLPAKLSDEFKQTRPFARPLRSVYHIPQSEAEICQNCEGLALVRRGSCCRWWNLCC, from the exons ATGAAGGCCGTTTGTATCGTGGCCTTGGTCGCCGCACTGTGCGTCGCTCCCTTCCGAGCTGAACGGCCTCCGCCCGGAGTATTGCGTCCTCTGCCCCGCCCCGGCCATGAGGGCGTGCGCACTTTGCCGGCTCTTTTGCCTGACGACCTGAGGCAGACCAGACCTTTTGTCCGCCCcgacctcccttccttccagcgACCTCAGATCCAGCCCCGACACCCATCTTTTATCAAGCAGACGAAGCCTCTTCCCCGCCCAGTGGGAGTTGAAACTCTGCCAGCAGAATTGCCAGAATATCTCAAGCAGACAAGACCCTTTGCTCGTCCAGCAGGAGTAAACACTCTTCCTGCTGACCTTCCTGAAGAGTTCCAAGACTCAATGAAGCAGACAAGACCCTTTGCTCGTCCAGTAGGAGTAAACACACTTCCTGCTGACCTTCCCGAGGATCTTCGAGGCTCAAGGAAGCAGACAAGACCTTTTGTCCGCCCCGACGTCCCTTCCTTCCAGCGACCTCAGATCCAGCCCCAACACCCATCTTTCACCAAGCAAACGAAGCCTTTAGTTCGTCCAGTGGGAGTTCAAACTCTGCCTGCAAAACTATCGGACGAATTTAAGCAGACTAGACCCTTCGCTCGTCCACTCCGATCGGTATACCATATACCTCAGAGTGAAG CTGAGATCTGCCAGAATTGTGAAGGTCTGGCCTTAGTTCGTCGAGGATCCTGTTGTCGGTGGTGGAACCTCTGCTGCTGA
- the LOC125047805 gene encoding zonadhesin-like, which yields MKAVCIVALVAALCVAPFRAERPPPGVLRPLPRSGHEGVNTLPALLPDDLRQTRPFVRPDVPSFQRPQIQPRHPSFIKQTKPLPRPVGVKTLPAELPEDLKQTRPFARPAGVNTLPADLPEDLRGSRKQTRPFVRPDVPSFQRPQIQPRHPSFIKQTKPLPRPVGVETLPAELPEDLKQTRPFARPAGVNTLPADLPEDLQGSRKQTRPFDRPDVPSFQRPQIQPRHPSFNKQTKPLPRPLRVATLPAELPEDLKQTRPFVRPSGVNTLPADLPEDLQGSRKQTRPFVRPDVPSFQRPQIQPQHPSFNKQTKPLPRPLELPGDLKQTRPFARPPVPSFQRPNPWSLHVPQGEAEICQSCERLPFVRRGACCKRWNLCC from the exons ATGAAGGCCGTTTGTATCGTGGCCTTGGTCGCCGCACTGTGCGTCGCTCCCTTCCGAGCTGAACGGCCTCCGCCCGGAGTGCTGCGTCCTCTGCCCCGCTCTGGCCATGAGGGCGTGAATACTCTGCCGGCTCTTTTGCCTGACGACCTGAGGCAGACCAGGCCTTTTGTCCGCCCCGACGTCCCTTCCTTCCAGCGACCTCAGATCCAGCCCCGACATCCATCTTTTATCAAACAGACGAAGCCTCTTCCCCGCCCAGTGGGAGTTAAAACTCTGCCAGCAGAATTACCAGAGGATCTCAAGCAGACAAGACCCTTTGCTCGTCCAGCAGGAGTAAACACTCTTCCTGCTGACCTCCCCGAGGATCTTCGAGGCTCAAGGAAGCAGACAAGACCTTTTGTCCGCCCCGACGTCCCTTCCTTCCAGCGACCTCAGATCCAGCCCCGACACCCATCTTTTATCAAGCAGACGAAGCCTCTTCCCCGTCCAGTGGGAGTCGAAACTCTGCCAGCAGAATTGCCAGAGGATCTCAAGCAGACAAGACCCTTTGCTCGTCCAGCAGGAGTAAACACACTTCCTGCTGATCTTCCTGAGGATCTCCAAGGCTCAAGGAAGCAGACAAGACCATTTGACCGCCCCGACGTCCCCTCCTTCCAGCGACCTCAGATCCAGCCCCGACACCCTTCCTTTAACAAACAGACGAAACCACTGCCTCGTCCTCTTAGAGTGGCAACTCTGCCAGCAGAACTCCCAGAAGATCTCAAGCAGACAAGACCCTTTGTTCGCCCATCAGGAGTAAACACACTTCCTGCTGACCTTCCCGAGGATCTCCAAGGCTCAAGGAAGCAGACAAGACCTTTTGTCCGCCCCGACGTCCCTTCCTTCCAGCGACCTCAGATCCAGCCCCAACACCCATCTttcaacaagcaaacaaagccTCTGCCTCGTCCGCTAGAACTTCCGGGGGATCTCAAGCAGACAAGGCCCTTTGCTCGTCCTCCAGTCCCATCCTTCCAGCGTCCCAATCCTTGGTCTCTCCATGTGCCTCAAGGCGAAG CCGAGATCTGCCAGAGCTGCGAGCGCCTGCCCTTCGTTCGCCGAGGAGCCTGTTGCAAGCGGTGGAACCTCTGCTGTTGA